In Apostichopus japonicus isolate 1M-3 chromosome 3, ASM3797524v1, whole genome shotgun sequence, a single genomic region encodes these proteins:
- the LOC139961289 gene encoding GLIPR1-like protein 1, with protein sequence MESFVMFLYALMTALLACNLPAAAAVSVGYEESINPPPVPPQPLDLLESVLYSASETAPDVPVSRRSDYTGEDRSVIIGEHNRHRRQVTPTAANMNVLKWDAELAAMAQGWSDQCFFEHGNPENTSPFGYVGQNLYIRYYSKAGQPAPSAAVPIQKWYDEASQYKYADRSCSGVCGHYTQLVWATTTHVGCGQTYCETALDNNGKTYNNAWLITCNYGPGGNYKGQFPYQEGEKCSKCDSRGTCKGGLCRDCDLMEDSACICGLQCENCGFTNTTNGECACNCQKGFWGNNCEKPCENTHRYCGTSPGWPSKKYCGRHSSIPKNCPLMCEICEKVEPDFVCEENETPE encoded by the exons atgGAGTCGtttgtgatgttcctttacgcGTTGATGACTGCTTTGTTGGCCTGTAATTTGCCCGCTGCTGCTGCAGTCTCCGTAGGGTACGAGGAATCGATAAATCCACCCCCTGTACCCCCTCAACCGCTTGATTTGTTGGAGTCGGTACTTTACTCCGCCTCTGAAACTGCCCCGGATGTACCAGTGTCCAGACGATCGGACTATACCGGAGAAGATAGAAGTGTCATAATCGGGGAACATAACCGACATAGACGCCAAGTTACACCCACCGCTGCTAACATGAACGTTTTG AAGTGGGATGCCGAGCTAGCAGCAATGGCTCAAGGATGGAGTGACCAATGTTTCTTTGAACATGGAAACCCTGAGAATACATCGCCATTTGGTTACGTAGGACAGAACCTCTACATACGGTATTACTCCAAGGCTGGACAACCAGCACCTAGTGCCGCGGTTCCCATACAGAAATGGTACGACGAGGCGTCTCAGTACAAATACGCGGATAGATCATGTTCGGGCGTATGTGGTCATTACACTCAG CTGGTCTGGGCGACAACTACTCATGTAGGATGTGGTCAAACTTACTGTGAGACAGCCTTGGATAACAACGGCAAAACGTACAACAATGCCTGGCTTATTACTTGTAACTATGGACCAGG AGGGAACTACAAAGGTCAGTTTCCTTATCAGGAGGGCGAAAAGTGCTCCAAGTGTGATTCGCGTGGAACGTGCAAAGGAGGTCTTTGCA GGGATTGTGACCTTATGGAGGACAGTGCTTGCA TTTGCGGTTTACAATGCGAAAATTGTGGTTTCACCAATACAACGAACGGTGAATGTGCGTGTAACTGCCAGAAAGGATTCTGGGGGAACAACTGTGAAA AACCTTGTGAAAACACTCATCGATACTGCGGTACCAGCCCTGGATGGCCGAGCAAAAAATACTGCGGAAGGCACTCATCCATCCCCAAGAATTGTCCACTAATGTGTGAGATCTGTG AAAAAGTTGAACCTGACTTCGTTTGTGAGGAAAATGAAACTCCCGAATAA